One Defluviimonas sp. SAOS-178_SWC DNA window includes the following coding sequences:
- a CDS encoding protein GlxC, with protein sequence MQTFDLAARGLRELNQTLHGVNGNTNQTAWEIINTRGSHAIAVGVDAPIDITVNGTTGYYCAGMNKQATIRVNGSAGPGVAENMMSGAVFVEGDASQYAGATGRGGLLVIKGNASSRCGISMKGIDIVVHGNIGHMSAFMAQSGNLVVLGDAGDALGDSLYEARLFVRGNVKSLGADCIEKEMRPEHLELLEDLLRRGEADAKAKPEEFRRYGSARKLYNFNIDNADAY encoded by the coding sequence ATGCAGACATTCGACCTGGCCGCGCGCGGACTGCGCGAACTGAACCAGACGTTGCACGGCGTGAACGGCAACACCAACCAGACAGCCTGGGAAATCATCAACACGCGCGGCAGCCACGCCATCGCTGTCGGCGTCGATGCGCCCATCGACATCACTGTCAATGGAACCACCGGCTACTACTGCGCCGGAATGAACAAGCAGGCCACGATCCGGGTGAACGGCTCGGCCGGTCCGGGTGTTGCGGAAAACATGATGTCCGGCGCCGTCTTCGTCGAAGGTGACGCCAGCCAGTATGCCGGCGCGACCGGGCGTGGCGGGCTTCTGGTCATCAAGGGCAACGCCTCGTCGCGTTGCGGCATCTCGATGAAGGGCATCGACATCGTGGTGCACGGCAATATCGGCCACATGTCGGCCTTCATGGCACAGTCCGGCAACCTTGTCGTCCTCGGCGATGCCGGCGATGCGCTGGGGGATTCCCTTTACGAAGCGCGGCTCTTCGTTCGCGGCAACGTCAAGTCACTGGGGGCGGACTGCATCGAGAAGGAGATGCGGCCCGAGCATCTCGAACTGCTGGAAGACCTGCTGCGTCGCGGTGAGGCGGATGCGAAGGCGAAGCCGGAAGAGTTCCGCCGCTACGGATCGGCCCGCAAGCTCTACAACTTCAACATCGACAACGCTGACGCGTATTGA
- a CDS encoding class II glutamine amidotransferase, whose translation MCGIVGLFLKDKSLEPKLGEMLADMLVTMTDRGPDSAGIAIYGGADDGLTKITVQSSNPKKDFATLDEDLKEAIGKPVAMMVKSTHAVIELPTDQVDAARSALSHLRPDVKIMSVGDALEIYKEVGLPKDVAHRFDLSKMKGTHGIGHTRMATESAVTTLGAHPFSTGPDQCLVHNGSLSNHNGLRRELIRLGTTFETQNDTEVAAAYVSQKLKEGQNLGEALESGLDDLDGFYTFVVGTKDGFGVVRDPIACKPAVMAETDQYVAFGSEYRALVNLPGIETARVWEPEPATVYFWNH comes from the coding sequence ATGTGCGGCATTGTCGGACTATTCCTGAAAGACAAATCACTCGAACCCAAACTCGGCGAGATGCTCGCGGACATGCTTGTCACGATGACCGACCGGGGCCCCGACAGCGCGGGTATCGCCATCTATGGCGGCGCGGACGACGGGCTGACGAAGATCACCGTGCAGTCGTCAAATCCGAAGAAGGACTTCGCCACACTCGACGAAGACCTCAAGGAAGCGATCGGCAAGCCCGTCGCGATGATGGTCAAGAGCACCCATGCGGTGATCGAGCTTCCGACCGATCAGGTCGACGCCGCCCGCAGCGCGCTTTCGCACCTGCGCCCCGACGTCAAGATCATGAGCGTCGGCGACGCCCTGGAGATCTACAAGGAAGTCGGCCTTCCCAAGGACGTGGCGCATCGCTTCGATCTGTCGAAGATGAAGGGTACCCACGGGATCGGCCATACGCGCATGGCGACTGAATCCGCCGTGACGACGCTCGGCGCGCACCCCTTCTCGACCGGCCCCGACCAGTGCCTCGTGCACAACGGCTCGCTGTCGAACCACAACGGGCTGCGGCGCGAGCTGATCCGTCTGGGCACCACGTTCGAAACCCAGAACGACACCGAGGTCGCGGCGGCCTATGTCAGCCAGAAGCTGAAGGAAGGCCAGAACCTCGGCGAGGCGCTGGAATCGGGTCTCGACGATCTCGACGGTTTCTACACCTTCGTCGTCGGCACCAAGGACGGCTTCGGCGTCGTCCGCGACCCCATCGCCTGCAAGCCTGCGGTCATGGCCGAGACCGACCAGTACGTCGCCTTCGGCTCGGAATACCGCGCGCTCGTCAATCTCCCCGGTATCGAAACCGCCCGCGTCTGGGAACCCGAACCCGCAACCGTCTATTTCTGGAACCACTGA
- a CDS encoding aminomethyltransferase family protein, whose protein sequence is MTASWRFSALGDRHRALGSDLEDWSGMGTAWSYSKGDPEKEYLAIRTKAGLMDVSGLKKVHLTGAGASHVIDRATTRNVEKIMPGRSVYAAMLNDAGKFVDDCVIYRMGPNSWMVVHGSGQAHEQLTMAATGRDVSIRFDDNLHDLSLQGPLAVDYLQKHVEGIRNLNYFSHMQTSLFGLPVMISRTGYTGERGYEIFCRGQDAPTIWDRILDEGASMGIIPCRFTTLDLLRTESYLLFFPYDNSEMYPFENEGPGDTLWELGLDFTVSPGKTGFRGAEEHYRLKGKERFKIWGLKLDGTNAPGNGAPVFKGDKQVGVVTQAMYSSLNKHNIAIARLPVDCANNDTKLTVRCATHGEIPAVTHSMPFYDVDKKRRTAKG, encoded by the coding sequence ATGACGGCATCTTGGAGGTTCTCCGCACTCGGCGATCGCCACCGCGCGCTGGGGTCCGATCTCGAGGACTGGAGCGGGATGGGGACGGCTTGGTCCTACAGCAAGGGTGATCCGGAGAAGGAATACCTCGCGATTCGCACGAAAGCCGGCCTGATGGATGTGTCGGGCCTCAAGAAGGTGCACCTGACCGGGGCCGGCGCAAGCCACGTGATCGACCGGGCTACGACCCGGAATGTCGAAAAGATCATGCCGGGCCGCTCGGTCTATGCGGCCATGCTGAACGACGCGGGCAAGTTCGTCGACGACTGCGTGATCTACCGGATGGGTCCGAACAGCTGGATGGTCGTGCACGGCTCGGGCCAGGCGCACGAGCAGCTGACGATGGCCGCGACCGGGCGCGACGTCTCGATTCGGTTCGACGACAACCTGCACGACCTGTCGCTGCAGGGGCCGCTCGCTGTGGACTATCTTCAGAAGCATGTCGAGGGGATCCGCAACCTCAACTACTTCAGCCATATGCAGACCTCTCTCTTCGGTCTGCCGGTCATGATCTCGCGCACCGGCTATACCGGCGAGCGGGGCTACGAGATCTTCTGCCGTGGTCAGGACGCGCCGACAATCTGGGACCGGATTCTCGACGAGGGCGCCTCGATGGGCATCATCCCGTGCCGCTTCACGACGCTCGACCTGCTGCGGACGGAAAGCTACCTGCTGTTCTTCCCCTACGACAACTCGGAGATGTATCCGTTCGAGAACGAAGGCCCCGGCGACACGCTCTGGGAACTCGGCCTCGACTTCACCGTCTCGCCGGGCAAGACCGGCTTCCGCGGCGCCGAGGAGCACTACCGCCTGAAGGGCAAGGAACGCTTCAAGATCTGGGGCCTCAAGCTCGACGGTACGAACGCGCCGGGCAATGGCGCGCCGGTCTTCAAGGGCGACAAGCAGGTTGGTGTGGTGACGCAGGCGATGTATTCTTCGCTGAACAAGCACAACATCGCCATCGCGCGCCTCCCCGTCGATTGCGCCAACAACGACACGAAGCTGACCGTCCGCTGCGCCACGCATGGCGAAATTCCCGCGGTCACGCATTCGATGCCGTTCTACGACGTCGACAAGAAGCGCCGCACCGCCAAGGGCTAA
- a CDS encoding dimethylamine monooxygenase subunit DmmA family protein: MSKFLFPSTIQSRPVYGTLKARPGTSHLMVADAEGAEALIDLAASAPDLMPKAHVIYFPKETGAAYLDRLRALAPAQLYVGPSYAAAVPRLRKTLADAHMGLQIYLAGTEGIIGQAMQEAITAGYPASAIQTEHRGSVARRVQCVHCKGITEDVTTTPFVCAHCGLNLFVRDHYSRRHAAFQGVCIDAEDPGEVPEPEGLYQ; the protein is encoded by the coding sequence ATGTCCAAATTCCTGTTCCCGAGCACGATTCAAAGCCGGCCCGTCTACGGGACACTCAAGGCCCGGCCGGGCACTTCGCATCTTATGGTGGCCGATGCCGAGGGCGCGGAGGCGCTGATCGACCTCGCCGCTTCCGCGCCAGACCTGATGCCGAAGGCGCATGTGATCTACTTTCCGAAGGAGACCGGAGCGGCCTATCTCGACCGGTTGCGCGCGCTGGCGCCGGCGCAGCTCTACGTCGGGCCAAGCTACGCCGCCGCCGTGCCGCGCCTGCGCAAGACGCTGGCGGATGCGCATATGGGTTTGCAGATCTACCTCGCCGGGACCGAGGGGATTATCGGCCAGGCGATGCAGGAGGCGATCACGGCAGGATACCCCGCCAGCGCGATCCAGACCGAGCATCGCGGTTCGGTGGCCCGTCGCGTACAGTGCGTTCATTGCAAGGGGATCACCGAGGACGTGACCACGACCCCGTTCGTCTGCGCCCATTGCGGGCTCAATCTTTTCGTGCGTGACCACTACTCGCGCCGTCACGCGGCCTTTCAGGGGGTCTGCATCGACGCCGAAGACCCCGGTGAGGTCCCAGAACCGGAGGGTCTGTACCAATGA
- a CDS encoding PDR/VanB family oxidoreductase — MSAGTRKIDVTVTDVVEVNELVKRFRFERSDGGEMPTFSGGAHTVVEMKDGDITRLNPYSLMSDPRDRKAFMISVRRDEEGRGGSLFMHRAVKAGDRMVLSYPVNLFSLDLRAKKHLMIAGGIGITPFLAQIKQLDATNGHFELHYSVRTAALGSYVDELKAHHPDRVHVYHDDRKEAIDLPTLLDGQPLGTHLYVCGPKGMIAWVCRTAEEHGWPAEAVHYEEFLAPQSGKPFKVTLAKSGKTVAVGEHQSMLEALEAAKVDAPYLCRGGACGQCETDVVSHDGTFVHRDHWLTDDQKACGNKIMPCVSRFEGRSLVIDR; from the coding sequence ATGAGCGCCGGAACCCGGAAAATCGATGTGACCGTCACCGACGTGGTCGAAGTCAACGAGCTTGTGAAGCGGTTCCGCTTCGAGCGCAGCGATGGCGGCGAGATGCCGACCTTCTCGGGAGGCGCCCATACCGTCGTCGAGATGAAGGACGGCGACATCACGCGACTCAACCCCTATTCGCTGATGTCCGATCCGCGCGACCGCAAGGCGTTCATGATCTCGGTCCGGCGCGATGAGGAAGGGCGGGGCGGTTCGCTCTTCATGCACCGGGCCGTCAAGGCCGGCGACCGGATGGTGCTGAGCTATCCTGTCAACCTCTTCTCGCTCGACCTGAGGGCGAAGAAGCACCTCATGATCGCGGGCGGGATCGGGATCACCCCGTTCCTCGCGCAGATCAAGCAGCTCGACGCAACGAACGGCCATTTCGAGCTGCACTATTCGGTGCGGACGGCGGCCCTCGGTTCCTATGTGGACGAGCTGAAGGCCCACCACCCGGATCGCGTCCACGTCTATCATGACGACCGGAAAGAGGCGATCGACCTTCCCACGCTTCTCGACGGCCAGCCGCTCGGCACGCATCTTTACGTCTGCGGGCCGAAGGGCATGATCGCATGGGTCTGCCGCACGGCGGAGGAACATGGCTGGCCCGCCGAGGCCGTCCATTACGAGGAATTCCTCGCCCCTCAATCCGGCAAGCCCTTCAAGGTCACGCTCGCAAAATCCGGCAAGACCGTCGCGGTCGGTGAACACCAGAGCATGCTCGAGGCGCTGGAAGCCGCGAAAGTCGATGCGCCCTATCTTTGCCGAGGCGGCGCCTGCGGGCAGTGCGAAACCGATGTCGTCAGCCACGACGGCACTTTCGTTCACCGAGATCACTGGCTGACGGACGACCAGAAGGCCTGCGGCAACAAGATCATGCCATGCGTGTCGCGTTTCGAGGGGCGCTCCCTCGTGATCGACCGCTAG
- a CDS encoding heme-dependent oxidative N-demethylase family protein, which yields MTIQFKDETFYDDFTFRNSEWAIRRFPFPFHEDSYMYSVNLEPHLSLRPGSVFEKTFDVDEHYVSEMRDRARVLAEDPLRCQSLPHMTLAGWDLLELIMDAKARDYPDLFELHRDGDRWHWINKPLGIDQKFTFLDETTLPCGPMEYITRQAQGDFALLDHRDENLWMDAGMVTTQADWSLDFDIGMNFYEWHAPVPLAHELGVFQRALKFLLNLQQGAPVRRLNWTMTVNPLLDTSPENYHKWGVQKTSVTPENVGSKYHLRVELQTLFRLPRSNALAFPIRCYLIRLEDLATVPKWGRRLHRVLRDLPEELATYKGFIRNRPLIVDYLSQFDDGAETSPGIWPD from the coding sequence ATGACCATCCAGTTCAAAGACGAGACGTTCTACGACGACTTCACCTTCCGCAACTCCGAATGGGCGATCCGGCGGTTTCCGTTCCCGTTCCACGAAGACAGCTACATGTACTCGGTCAACCTAGAGCCGCATCTGTCGCTCAGGCCGGGGTCGGTCTTCGAAAAGACCTTCGACGTGGACGAGCACTACGTGTCCGAGATGCGGGACCGGGCGCGGGTTCTGGCCGAGGACCCCTTGCGCTGCCAGTCGCTGCCGCACATGACGCTGGCGGGCTGGGACCTGCTCGAACTCATCATGGACGCGAAGGCGCGGGACTATCCCGACCTGTTCGAGTTGCACCGCGACGGCGACCGCTGGCACTGGATCAACAAGCCGCTCGGCATCGACCAGAAATTCACCTTCCTCGACGAGACGACGCTGCCCTGCGGCCCGATGGAATACATCACCCGGCAGGCGCAGGGCGATTTCGCCCTTCTCGACCACCGCGACGAGAATCTCTGGATGGATGCCGGCATGGTGACGACCCAGGCGGACTGGAGCCTCGATTTCGACATCGGCATGAACTTCTACGAATGGCATGCGCCGGTGCCGCTGGCGCATGAACTCGGCGTCTTCCAGCGCGCGCTGAAGTTCCTTCTGAACCTTCAGCAGGGCGCGCCGGTGCGGCGGCTGAACTGGACGATGACGGTCAACCCGCTGCTGGATACAAGCCCCGAGAACTATCACAAGTGGGGCGTCCAGAAGACCAGCGTGACCCCCGAGAACGTGGGCAGCAAGTATCACCTGCGGGTCGAATTGCAGACCCTGTTCCGCCTGCCGCGCTCCAACGCGCTCGCCTTCCCGATCCGCTGCTACCTGATCCGGCTGGAGGATCTGGCGACCGTGCCGAAATGGGGCCGCCGGCTGCACCGCGTGTTGCGCGACCTGCCGGAGGAGCTTGCGACTTACAAGGGCTTCATCCGCAATCGGCCGCTCATCGTCGACTACCTCTCGCAGTTCGACGACGGCGCCGAGACCTCGCCGGGGATCTGGCCGGATTAG
- a CDS encoding helix-turn-helix domain-containing protein, producing the protein MSAALLAQDPHKVSEERENILEVAIGREVRAFRHQSGMTIADLSTRTGLSIGMLSKIENGNTSPSLSTLQTLAHAMSVPLTSFFRRFEDVHLAVHTKAGEGVEIERRGTRAGHQYQLLGHLGANTSGVVVEPYLITLTSDSDVFPTFQHEGIEMLYMVEGEVDYRHGNNVYPLKPGDTLFFDADAPHGPEALVKLPARFLSIISYVQGK; encoded by the coding sequence ATGAGCGCAGCACTTTTGGCACAAGACCCTCACAAGGTCAGTGAGGAACGCGAAAACATCCTCGAAGTCGCGATCGGGCGCGAAGTGCGCGCGTTCCGGCACCAGAGCGGCATGACGATCGCGGATCTTTCGACCCGCACCGGCCTGTCCATCGGGATGCTGTCGAAGATCGAGAACGGCAACACGTCGCCCTCGCTCTCGACGCTGCAAACGCTGGCCCATGCGATGAGCGTCCCGCTCACCTCGTTCTTCCGCCGGTTCGAGGATGTTCACCTCGCCGTCCACACCAAGGCCGGCGAAGGGGTCGAGATCGAGCGGCGCGGGACGCGCGCGGGGCATCAGTACCAGCTGCTCGGGCATCTCGGCGCGAATACGTCGGGCGTCGTGGTGGAGCCCTATCTCATCACCCTGACGTCGGATTCCGATGTCTTCCCCACGTTCCAGCACGAGGGCATCGAGATGCTCTACATGGTCGAGGGCGAAGTGGATTACCGCCACGGCAACAACGTCTATCCGCTGAAACCGGGCGATACGCTGTTTTTCGACGCCGACGCGCCGCATGGGCCGGAAGCTCTTGTCAAACTCCCGGCCCGCTTCCTGTCGATCATTTCCTATGTGCAGGGCAAATAG
- a CDS encoding GlxA family transcriptional regulator, with amino-acid sequence MACLTSMIEPLRAANEIAGCTAFKWRIVSETGARVASSAQVVFDPDVTLAEAGDIDYLFLLSSPAANFSDRKSAEGQLRRLARHGTAVGGVSGGVFPLARTGLLDGHDVSVHWCYAAAFTQEFPELRMRDDVIVFDHPRYTVSGAAASFDLMLSFIEERLGAEVATEVACWFQHPVVRGRGVRQKTPTLRRDSTADLLPAPVARAVDILNRHVSEPIAVEDLAETVGVSSRQLERQFKKATGQSPSRYYRMLRMKAARQLVLYSREPIPRIAAAVGYETVAPLVRHYRDEFGLNPAEDREKINRFRVEDNRPVPSA; translated from the coding sequence ATGGCGTGCCTGACCTCGATGATCGAGCCGCTGCGCGCGGCGAACGAGATCGCGGGGTGCACGGCGTTCAAATGGCGCATCGTCTCCGAGACCGGCGCGCGCGTGGCGTCCAGCGCGCAGGTCGTCTTCGATCCCGACGTGACGCTCGCCGAGGCGGGGGACATCGACTACCTGTTCCTCCTGAGCAGCCCGGCGGCGAACTTTTCCGACCGCAAGAGCGCCGAGGGGCAGTTGCGCCGGCTGGCCCGACACGGCACCGCCGTGGGCGGGGTCAGCGGCGGCGTGTTCCCGCTGGCGCGGACCGGGCTTCTCGACGGGCACGACGTGTCGGTTCACTGGTGCTACGCGGCCGCGTTCACCCAGGAATTCCCCGAACTGCGGATGCGGGACGACGTGATCGTCTTCGACCATCCGCGTTACACGGTGTCGGGGGCGGCGGCGTCTTTCGACCTGATGCTCAGCTTCATCGAGGAAAGGCTTGGCGCGGAGGTTGCGACCGAGGTTGCCTGCTGGTTCCAGCATCCGGTGGTGCGGGGCAGGGGGGTGCGGCAGAAGACGCCGACGTTGCGGCGCGACAGCACGGCCGACCTCCTGCCGGCGCCGGTCGCCAGGGCCGTGGACATCCTCAACCGCCATGTCTCGGAGCCGATCGCGGTCGAGGACCTTGCCGAAACGGTCGGCGTCTCGTCCCGGCAACTCGAGCGGCAGTTCAAGAAGGCGACGGGTCAAAGCCCGTCGCGCTACTACCGGATGCTGCGCATGAAGGCGGCACGGCAGCTCGTCCTCTATTCCAGGGAACCGATCCCCCGCATCGCCGCCGCCGTCGGCTATGAAACGGTCGCGCCGCTGGTGCGCCACTACCGCGATGAATTCGGCCTCAATCCCGCCGAGGATCGGGAGAAGATCAACCGCTTCCGGGTCGAGGACAACCGCCCGGTGCCCTCGGCCTGA
- a CDS encoding sarcosine oxidase subunit gamma, with the protein MHDLAALTPLGGATPRTDRVGDITISEVTDRALASVSCRSGKAKAFATAAKKLFGAELPEPGHSAVGPTWTLIWTGTDQWFAEAPFATHEDIAAIAKAGLGDTASVTEQTDGWVRFDVEGPRVVDLLERLCPLPSRRMKTGDASRSMIEHMGSLVICRAEGRHFSVIAPRSFAGSMHHALLLAARSLD; encoded by the coding sequence GTGCATGATCTTGCAGCCCTGACACCGCTTGGCGGCGCCACGCCGCGCACAGACCGCGTCGGCGACATCACGATCTCGGAAGTCACCGACCGGGCGCTCGCCTCCGTCTCGTGCCGGAGCGGCAAGGCGAAAGCCTTCGCGACGGCGGCGAAGAAACTGTTCGGCGCCGAGCTTCCCGAGCCGGGCCATTCGGCGGTCGGGCCGACCTGGACGCTGATCTGGACCGGAACGGATCAGTGGTTCGCCGAAGCTCCGTTCGCGACGCATGAGGACATCGCGGCGATCGCCAAGGCCGGTCTTGGCGACACTGCGTCAGTCACCGAGCAGACCGACGGCTGGGTCCGGTTCGACGTCGAGGGGCCGCGTGTCGTTGATCTTCTCGAACGGCTCTGCCCCTTGCCCTCTCGCCGGATGAAGACGGGCGACGCATCGCGCAGCATGATCGAGCATATGGGGTCTTTGGTGATCTGCCGCGCGGAGGGCCGCCATTTCAGCGTGATCGCGCCCCGCTCCTTTGCCGGCTCGATGCATCACGCGCTGCTGCTCGCGGCCCGCAGCCTCGACTGA
- a CDS encoding sarcosine oxidase subunit alpha family protein → MSQTNRIDGGLIDRTHTITFRFDGKSYQGHDGDTLASALLANGVRLMGRSFKYHRPRGPLTAGSEEPNALVELRTGARQEPNVRATVAELFDGLDARSQNRVGSLQRDWLAVNDLLSPFFAAGFYYKTFMWPKAFWEKLYEPMIRHAAGLGSLTKQTDPDSYDKGFLHCDLLIIGAGPAGLAAALTAGRAGADVILADEDFVMGGRLNAETFALDDIAGSAWAAQTVAELKSLPNVRLMPRTTILGAFDHGIYGALERVSDHLAEPAPGKPRQTLWRIYTKRSLLTAGAIERPIAFRNNDRPGIMLASALRSYANRWAAVPGRDVAIFTNNDDGHRTATDLIAKGVRVAAVIDSRRSDTPRTNRYEVLAGAQVVDASGRLGLSSIKVKLPGGETRSISCQALGVSGGWNPNVHLTCHQRGLPVWNEALAAFVPGKALPQGMTVAGAANGVFSTGGALKSGADAAAAALGDMGIKAKPAGLPQAEEEPVRISPLYHVPGKGRAWLDQQNDVTVKDVKLAHQEGYRSVEHLKRYTTLGMATDQGKTANIGGLAVMAEMTGKSIPETGTTIFRPPYTPVPIAAFAGRSAGKDFRPVRQTPSHKWAAEQGAVFVEVGMWLRAQWFPRPGETHWRQSVDREVLATRKSVGICDVTTLGKIDVQGTDAAEFLNRIYANPFAKLAVGKVRYGLMLREDGMAMDDGTTARLAEDHFVMTTTTANAVGVYRHMEFCRQCLWPDMDVQIISTTEAWAQFSVAGPNARKLLQKIVDPEFDISNEAFPYMGCGDITVCGGLRARLFRISFSGELAYEIAVPTRYGDALVRRMVEAGREFDAIVYGTEALGVMRIEKGHAAGNELNGTTSALNLGMGGMVSKKKDAIGSTLSEREGMNRDDALNLVGFKPVNPSDTFAAGSHFIARDAVANAKNDQGYMTSVCYSPNLGHTIGLGYLKNGAARKGEVLRAVNPVQNAETLVEVVSAHFIDPEGERLRA, encoded by the coding sequence ATGAGCCAGACGAACCGTATCGACGGCGGCCTGATCGACCGTACGCACACGATCACCTTCCGCTTCGACGGCAAGAGCTATCAGGGCCACGACGGCGACACGCTCGCCTCCGCACTTCTGGCGAATGGTGTGCGTCTGATGGGGCGCTCCTTCAAGTACCATCGCCCGCGCGGCCCCCTGACCGCCGGGTCGGAGGAGCCGAACGCGCTCGTGGAACTGCGCACGGGTGCGCGGCAGGAACCGAACGTGCGCGCGACGGTGGCCGAGCTTTTCGACGGGCTTGACGCCCGCAGCCAGAACCGTGTCGGTTCGCTTCAACGCGACTGGCTCGCGGTGAACGACCTGCTGTCGCCCTTCTTCGCGGCGGGGTTCTATTACAAGACCTTCATGTGGCCGAAGGCGTTCTGGGAAAAGCTCTACGAGCCGATGATCCGCCATGCCGCCGGCCTTGGCAGCCTGACGAAGCAGACCGACCCCGACAGCTACGACAAGGGCTTCCTGCATTGCGACCTGCTGATTATCGGCGCGGGTCCGGCGGGCCTCGCCGCCGCGCTGACGGCGGGACGCGCGGGGGCCGACGTCATCCTCGCGGATGAGGATTTCGTCATGGGCGGGCGGCTCAATGCCGAGACCTTCGCGCTTGACGACATCGCGGGCAGCGCCTGGGCCGCGCAAACGGTCGCGGAACTGAAAAGCCTGCCCAACGTGCGCCTGATGCCACGGACGACCATCCTCGGCGCCTTCGATCACGGGATCTACGGCGCGCTGGAACGGGTCTCGGACCACCTTGCCGAACCCGCGCCGGGCAAGCCGCGCCAGACGCTCTGGCGCATCTACACGAAGCGCAGCCTCTTGACCGCGGGCGCCATCGAGCGGCCCATCGCCTTCCGCAACAATGACCGGCCCGGCATCATGCTCGCCTCGGCGCTGCGCAGCTACGCGAACCGCTGGGCGGCGGTTCCGGGACGGGACGTCGCGATCTTCACCAACAACGACGACGGCCACCGGACGGCCACCGACCTCATCGCCAAGGGAGTCCGCGTCGCAGCCGTGATCGACAGCCGTCGCTCCGACACGCCGCGCACGAACCGCTACGAGGTGCTCGCGGGTGCGCAGGTGGTCGATGCGTCGGGTCGGCTCGGCCTCAGCTCCATCAAGGTGAAGTTGCCGGGTGGCGAGACGCGCAGCATTTCCTGCCAGGCGCTCGGCGTCTCGGGCGGCTGGAACCCCAACGTCCACCTGACCTGTCACCAGCGCGGCCTGCCCGTCTGGAACGAGGCGCTCGCCGCCTTCGTTCCGGGCAAGGCGCTGCCGCAGGGCATGACGGTCGCGGGTGCGGCGAACGGCGTCTTCTCGACCGGCGGAGCGCTCAAATCCGGCGCGGACGCTGCCGCGGCGGCACTGGGCGACATGGGGATCAAGGCGAAGCCCGCCGGGTTGCCGCAGGCCGAGGAAGAGCCGGTGCGCATCTCGCCGCTCTATCACGTTCCCGGCAAGGGCCGCGCCTGGCTTGACCAGCAGAACGACGTGACCGTTAAGGACGTGAAGCTTGCGCATCAGGAAGGCTACCGCTCGGTCGAGCATCTGAAGCGCTACACGACGCTCGGGATGGCCACCGATCAGGGCAAGACCGCCAATATCGGCGGCCTCGCGGTGATGGCCGAGATGACCGGCAAGTCGATCCCCGAGACCGGCACGACGATCTTCCGCCCGCCCTATACGCCGGTACCCATCGCGGCCTTCGCGGGGCGTTCGGCCGGCAAGGATTTCCGCCCGGTCCGCCAGACCCCCAGCCACAAATGGGCCGCCGAACAGGGCGCGGTCTTCGTCGAGGTGGGCATGTGGCTCCGTGCCCAGTGGTTCCCCCGGCCCGGCGAGACGCATTGGCGGCAATCGGTCGACCGCGAGGTGCTGGCGACGAGGAAATCGGTCGGCATCTGCGACGTGACCACGCTTGGCAAGATCGACGTGCAGGGCACCGACGCGGCCGAGTTCCTGAACCGGATCTACGCCAACCCCTTCGCCAAGCTTGCCGTCGGCAAGGTCCGCTACGGGCTGATGCTGCGCGAGGATGGCATGGCGATGGACGACGGCACCACCGCGCGACTGGCCGAAGATCACTTCGTGATGACCACGACCACCGCGAACGCGGTCGGCGTCTATCGCCACATGGAGTTCTGCCGCCAGTGCCTCTGGCCCGACATGGACGTGCAGATCATCTCCACGACCGAAGCCTGGGCCCAGTTCTCGGTCGCCGGTCCGAATGCGCGGAAGCTCTTGCAAAAGATCGTCGATCCCGAATTCGACATCTCGAACGAGGCCTTCCCCTACATGGGCTGCGGCGACATCACGGTCTGCGGCGGCCTCCGGGCGCGGCTCTTCCGAATCTCCTTCTCGGGCGAGCTGGCCTATGAGATCGCGGTACCCACACGCTATGGCGACGCGCTGGTCCGGCGCATGGTCGAGGCGGGGCGCGAATTCGACGCTATTGTCTACGGCACCGAGGCGCTTGGCGTCATGCGGATCGAAAAGGGCCATGCGGCAGGCAACGAGCTTAACGGCACAACCAGCGCCCTGAATCTCGGAATGGGCGGCATGGTATCGAAGAAGAAGGACGCCATCGGCTCGACGCTCTCCGAACGCGAGGGGATGAACCGCGACGACGCCCTGAATCTCGTGGGCTTCAAGCCGGTCAACCCGTCGGATACCTTCGCGGCGGGCTCGCATTTCATCGCCAGGGATGCTGTGGCCAACGCGAAGAACGATCAGGGCTACATGACCTCGGTCTGTTACTCGCCGAACCTCGGCCATACGATCGGCCTTGGCTACCTCAAGAACGGCGCCGCGCGGAAGGGCGAGGTGCTGCGCGCCGTGAACCCGGTGCAGAACGCCGAAACGCTGGTCGAAGTGGTCAGCGCCCATTTCATCGACCCTGAGGGGGAACGTCTCCGTGCATGA